The genomic region TTGAGAAACTAGCCGAGGCACAGAAGAGAAGCGAGGAGAGACTTACCAGAGTTGAGGAGAACCTAGTCCGCCTTGAGAGAAAGGTGGGAAACATAGGCGCCCGTTGGGGGATAGATCAGGAAGAGGTGGTTAGGGAATTCATGGCCGAGGTCTTCAAACAGGAGGGGTTTGACGTATCACTGTTGAGCAGTTATACCTACGTTGATGAGCAGGGCGTGTTTGGGGAAAAGGGAGACGTATACGAGGTAGACATCCTAAAGAGGAATGGTACCACCTACCTCATCGAGGTCAAGGCCTATGCCCAGCCGAAGGACGTTTCGAGGTTTAACCACACGTGTTACGTGGTGTCCAAGGTCCTAAAACTTGAGAACCCCGTGAAGATGATGCTGGCTAACGTCGTGACTCAGAAGGCAGTGGAGAGGGCCAAGAACCTAGGAATCAGGTTGATTTATGGAGAGGTTGAGCAATAAGGTTAAGCGATCGCGACTTGCTCTTCATGTTGTTACTCCCTTCTTTACCAGGGAATTATTGCTGGTCACTTCAATGGAGTAGCGCACGCTTGGGTATCTGAAAATCGTTCGTGTTATACCGTCGTTACTTTTGAGAACTAGTCGAAGAATCCAAAGATATGTTGCTAACGCGATGAAGCTAGCCCGTGAAGTGGTGCGATGCATCCTGGGTAATGCCTTGCCCTCATTTGCACTCAATTTTATTCCGAAAATTTTAATCAGTATTCAGAACCGAATTCTAGAGCTAGAAACTTGGAAAAGGTTTTAAGTTGCTCGCTACAACATTTAAGTGAGGACTGCTCCGGGACAGGAGCAGGATGATCCATGAAGCTCGACTGCTCCGGGACAGGAGCAGGATGAAGAGCTAATGACCTGCGTATTCACATTCCACTTGTTATAAAGAGCTAAAAACCTCAATCAATTAGAACTTCGATCACATGACCGCATCTCTAATAGTTGCCGTTGACGAATCTGGAAGTCCGTCAAGGACAGTGGATGAACCCTTTTGCCTAGGGATTTCGGTAATTCTAGACGTAGATAGGTTCAGGGATAGTTATCGTGAAGTTTCGGAAAGGGTATTCGGAAGAGAGGCAGTTTTCAAGTATTCCCACGACAGACCGAAACCAGGAAAAGCAGGTCGCGTGAAAGACGAGTTCATTTCTCTCCTGAGTCGACATATTTTGGCCCTTGGGATAGTGATATATAAGGAAGAGGATATTGGCAACCTTGTCCTTGAGGTTTACGGTAAACTAGTGGCCCTTCACTTGGAGAGGATATTGGGAAAGAGGAAAGCTTCACATGTAGGCCTAATCTACGACAGGAATCCCCTGTTCAGGGAGGATCAAAAGACGTTACTGGCGAATAGTTTTCATAAGTGGGTTAGATTGGGTTCGCATAGCTTTACCGTGAAGTTCGGAGGAAAAGACAAGGATATATGGGTGTCCTCTGCAGATTACGTGGCTGGATTGACGCGGGAAATGACTTTGTGCCAAGGACGTAAAATAAGCGATATGGAATACTGCGAAAGGGTGGGGCTATGGTTCAAGGGTCTCAACGTGAGCAGGAGTGTGTATAGAACATCGGATATAAGGAGGATGTTTCTGAGGTGATTCCCTAGGTAATTCCTGTATTACGTCTCGATATTTCAACGAGTTTTCAACATGAACGTAGAAGCAGTATAAGGTTAAAGGGAGCAAACTCTCAACTTCCTCAATGCGATTTTCCAGTGCCATCGCGTTCGTGGACGAAGCCGGACCCGTGAAGATACATGATCGCTATCACATGTTCCTTAGTTGTGTTGTCACGAACGACTACAGGCTGGACTGGATCGGAGATTCCAGGTATCACTTTAGGAAGGATCATGAAGAGAGACGAAAGGAATTTTTGACCACACTCGTTGGAAACAAGGGGCAATTCAGGGTAGTTCTGCTAAAGTATGAAATCCTCTCGGATGAAATCTCAGATCAATATTTCAGAATTTATCTGGAGTATCCCCTGAGGGAGATCATGGAACTTGTGGAAAATGAGGTTGAAATATTCTACGATTCCTTAAACGACAAGTTGTCAAAATCTCGAAAGCGGGAATTTAATTCCAAAGTGGGAGAGATCATACGTAAGGAAAAGCGTAGAGTTAGCGTCAAGTTAAACCTGAGCCTAGGGGATTCGAGTAATAAGAAAAACTTATACAAAAAGGGGATAATGATAGCTGATTATGTGGTCTCTGCTGAATTTGCTTCATTTCAGGGGAGCTTGTCCCAAGACCTCTATACATTACTAAACACATTAAGAGAAACCTATGTATCTCAGAAACAGGTTACGTTGCCTTAGCCCTTCATCCCCGCTGCCTCTCCAGGCAACGAGTAAAAGGCTTCATCGGTAGTCTTCCGTTGCCTTAGCCCTTCATCCCCGCTGCCTCTCCAGGCAACGAGTAAAAGGCTTCATCGGTAGTCTTTATTTGTTTTATACTCTTTACTCACACAGTTAAAAGGTTTTTGACCGGCTAATAGCAAGAGTTCACTTGTCTCCTTTGTCGAGAGAATCCCTTAACGCCTCATGAATGCGAACCTTGTCTTCTCCTGGGCTTTAGCCTCTCCAACTGCTTCAACAACTCGTCCCTATCCTCCTCCTTAACGTCACCAAGGAGCATAACCATTGACCCTATCACGGTCTGATAGCCCTCATATACCTTCAGGGTTGGAAAGGCCTGCCTAACCATCATGGACCTAAACACTCCCCCTGTTCCCGCAACCCTCTCCACCTCCTTCCTCATCCTGGTCAGCATGGAGTCTATGTAGGCAATCGCCTCATCCATCACGATCCTAGCCCCTGGGTCGCCCTCTTCAGCCAACTTGTCCACAACCTTCGCAAAGGACGCAATTATCCTCTTATTGGGTCTCTTCGTGAGCCTCTCGATCACAACCCTGATGGGGGCACCAAAGAATCTCTCAACCTCCTCCGGAAGTCTGCTCTCAATTAACCCGTCTAGCGCCCTCGTGGCCATGGCTATGCCCCTCTTCCCTATGTAGGAAGCCGATCCCTCATCTCCGAAAAACCAGCCCCAGCCGGCAAGCTTCTTGAGTTCACCGGCCTTTTGGATGTAACCCACGTTACCTGTCCCTGCCACAAGCGCTCCACCATCCATGTTGAGGTGGGCAAGCTTCACTGCCGCAACTCCGTCATTTACCACTAGGGAGTTGGGAAAGATTGACTTAACTAGATTCTCCCCTATTCTGGTGAAATTTGGGGAATCACCTATCCCTGCGAGGGCAAAGGACGCCCTCTCCACTTCCGCGAGCGAGAGGTTAGCCATGTCTAGGGCCCTCTGGATTGCCTTCCTCAGGGTGTGCTCTGCCCTCTTGCCTACCTCGACGAAATTCGAGGATCCAGAGATCCCCAGGCCTAGGATCTCAAGTCCCTGAAACACAACTGCAGTTGTCTTAGTACCTCCTCCCTCAACTGCCAATCCTTTCCACAAGTTTCCTTCCCTCAGGTATCCTGGTTAATTTCTCGGGATCCTCCCCAAGTTCCCTTGCTAGCATGACGGAAAGGAAGCCTGCGCTCTGAATGAGGAGGGAGACGTCCCTGATCCCTGAAATCCTTATCACCTTCGCGTTCACTAGGCTTGCGGTCACCTCGTCTAGGGGACCTGAGGAGAACACAACTGGGAAGAGTCCCGATCCGTGCGCGTAGCCCTCAATCTCGTTGTGGTTAACCTCTGGTATCTCGCCAAAGAAGGCGGGGTACTTCGCGTTCTCGTTGATCTCCTGCTTAAATCTCTTGGCGAGACCCAGGTAGATGGACGCATAAAACACGGGTATCCTCCCACGGATTGCGGAGAGGAGGTCCCCTGCCACCCTTCTCGCCTCATTCGCGTTGACGCCTCGGATGACCTCTTCAGTGAGCTCAGGTCTCAACATCTTTACGAGGGGGAGAAAGAGGAGGGGGAAGGAGTACCTAGGTTGATCCCCACCCCTCACCAATATCCTTTCCACGGGGAGCGTAGCCAGGGCTCCACCAGACGTTATCGCGACTATCCTTTTGCCAGCCGAGGTCGCCTTCCTCACGATCTCTAGGGTCTCCCTCGTGTTACCGGAGTAGCTCACGGCAATAACGACGTCGGCGTGTCTCATGTCCCTTAGAAGAGGGTAAAAGGCGCTCATGACTTCACATGCTACACCGCTTCCTCCCATCCCGAAGCAGAAGACCTCCCCCTCAACTCTCGGAACTTGGAGCTTGTTGGCCTCGGCGTATAGCCTGTCCCAATCTTCATACAAGCTGTCCAACCTCCTGTCCTGCCTCCTCCATATCCTTGACGCTGTCTATGGACCTCCAATACACCCTCTCGAACTTCACTGCCCTCAATAACCCCATCTCAGCGAGCTTCGGGAAGGTTGTCCTCTCTATGTCACCTTTCTCCGGAAGGTAATCAAACACGTCAGGAGAAAGTCTGTACACCCCTGCGTTAATCCAGTGGTCGTACAGCGTTGGCTTCTCGATGAACCTGCTAACTTTCTCTCCATTAACCTCAACTATCCCGTAGGGACTCTTCAGCGGGACCAAGGCTATGGACATTGGGGTTAATCTCGACACATCTAGGTTAGTCAGAATATCCCCGTTCACCACAAGGAAGTCCTCGTTTATGAAGTGCTTCACCTTGCGTATTGCCCCTCCCGTACCAAGGGGCTCACTCTCCACGCTATACACGAAGTTAACCTCTAGCCTGTCAGCGTTGGATGAGGCCCAATCTATGAGGGTCTCCTTCTTGTATCCTGTGAGGATCACAAACTCACGGATGTTGTACTTCTTTAGCCAGGTGATCTGCCACTCGAGGATTGGTCTTCCACCTATCTCGAGGAGGGGCTTAGGTTTCTCGTCAGTGAAGGGTCTAAGTCTCTTGCCGTAACCGCCAGCGAGAATTAGGGCCTTCATGTTTGGGAATAATTTAACATGAATAAAAACTTAATTGAACAGATAGCACACACCTTAAAATGACTCCCTTTAATCTCCTTTATCGTGTAGCGTGGGATTTAGTGATCCTTTTATGTTCGTTAACAAGATGTACTCAAAAGGTTTTGTCATGTGATATGGCGGAGAAGTAACTCTCACGCAGTTATACCTCTAAGAAGTCTAGGAAGTGCTCTAGGCTCTATCACGTTACTACCTTCTCAATGATGTTTCACATTCTCTCCTTAGAGGTTCTCCCATCTAAACCTAGGGCCTTGTCTCTTAGGGCCCTTCTGACGGAACCGGGAGCATAAGCAGTCTAAGTTTAAGATCTAGTGTCATAAAGTTCCTTGGTCGTCTTCACTATCTCATGCGGGCCCTTGGACACGTAAGAGTTTAGGTGCTACACTGGACTTCGAATCCTGGAGACAGTTCAGGCCATTCGCAGGTTCTCCAGGCTTTCAATATCTTCCAAGAATTCGCGAGACTAGATGCCGGATCCAAAGATGACTTCTCCCTCGGAAAGATTTACGATTCTCAAATTACCTAGTTTGTCTAAAACCCTTTCAGCCACTTGCCTCCATTTGTCGGAACCGCCTTGTGTATCTTGTTTATTACGTGAATTTTCTAGTGAATTTTTAAGGTCGTTATATATTATAAATGGATCATAATCGTTAGTAACAAAGAAAATTTTATCATAAACTCCACCACTTAACGCTAGGTATATTTCGGTTAAAATAACCCTATCCATCCTGTTGGCACTTGCACCTTCTTTTTTCTTTAGATTTTCACTTACTATTTTTTCATCTATAAGAGTAAGTTCCATCATTAAATTATCTTTCAAGCTGACTGTTGAAGGTAAAGGTTCAAAATTCTCGTCTAGTCTTTTATTCATCGAAGCTATCACTGGTTCCCAATTTTTACCTCCTAACACATCATTTATTATTTCTTCCCTAGTTCTGGTATGGAACCTGTTTTCAAGCTTCCTGAAAAGCCTTAGCCCAATCTTCGCCTTTTCACCGTTATTTTTAGCTTTATACTTAGTTTTATATAGTTCCTGGAACTTTTCAGTAAAATTCTTGTCTAGATTCTCAAGTAGATTAATCCTATCTTCAAGAGACAATTGGTCCCAGTTATCAGGCAAATTAGTTTCAACTATCGTTTTAGTTATGTCTAAAATACTAATAGTTACGCTGTTAAGCTCAGTCCTCACAGTATTGAGGAGAAATATTTCGAATTGTTCATTGCTTTTAGCACGTCGAACGATCTCCTGTACTTGCCTTGTCTTTGCCTGGTCTAAATAATCAAAAATATAATAAAACAAAAGATTTGTATCAAAAGTAATACCTATCACTACTTAACCCCAAAGAGTGCGCTTAAGTAATCGTTAGTATACTCATTGAATAGGGGAGGGCTTACTCTTGAGTTAAATTCTATCAATATTGCAACAAAATCTGCCAAGGTTTTATAGTTCATTGGTTTATCGTTTATGTATAGCATTAGGGGGGCTAGAAACTCCATCAAAAAGTATATTATCGAATTCACTTCCCTTGTTAACCCAGGATTATCCTTAGCCTTAGCGTGGCTTAGTGTGACTGATCTCAAATTTGCGTACTTGAAGGATAAAACGTCCAGGAATTCCTGATAGTAAAGTTCCATGATCGGATTTGATTTATCTTTTCTTTTGATGAGTTCAACAAATTCTTTTTTCCCTTTAGTTAAATTATCCAAGACACGACTGATTCTCCTTAGCCAAAAGTCCTTGTAGTCCTCGTCGTTCAAGTTTTCAAGTAGTTTATAGACTTTCGAGTACTTCTCCTGAATCTCACGTAACTCTCCAGGTTCGATCTCCAGGTTACTTGACAGGTTACTTGACAGGATTATATGTTCAGAAAATTTTTCATAAAATCTTGATAAAGCGTCTGAATATTCTCTGTCTAGTTCCCCCAATAACCTTTCCAATGTCTCTACCGAGATGCCTGCCTTTCTCAGTTTGTTCTCGTCCTCCTTATCTATGCCATGCAATAGTGCTAGTTTCATGTTTTTATATAAACGTTTACGAACTTATAGATTTTAATGAATCGCCACACGCCGGCGATGGATTAAGTGACTTCGCCTTATATCGAGATTCTCTCTCCTAGTCGATCAAATAACCTTAGCTATAGCTCTAACCACGGTTTCGTTATGCATAAGAAGGATTCAAGTAGGAGCTAAGCGGTTCTAGTACTAAGATTACCGCTTGATAAAATTTGAATGCGGACCCGGGGGGATTCGGACCCCCGACCCTCGGCTCCCTTCGGCCTGTTAGAAGGCCGGCGCTCTATCCTGGCTGAGCTACGGGTCCCTACATCTAGAGGTGGAGTCATCAAAAAAGATTTACGCTCCAGATCTAGCTAAACTATATAGGTGAACTACTCCGCCCTTACGGACGGAGCATCCCCACCTCGTGATGGGGATTTCCTGCTTCTTTAGGGGAACTTACTATACGCAAAGGTATAGCAGAGGTTTCCCCTCCACAGGCAATCAGGTAATCCCAACCCTCATCAGCCCTACCGGCTCTTTCAGCCTTGTAGAGGTAAGTTGAATGATCGTTTGTATATAAAATCTTTTCCATGGGGGGCTATTTATTCCCACCCTTGCGGATGGGAACTTCCGCCCCCTTAACCCCCGTTAAGGTTAACAGTAACTGCGCCAAAATACACCAAGAAAGTCTCAAGTGCTCAAAATGACTAAATGTAGTTCTCTGTCTATCTACTCGTATTCCCTCCAGACTTTCCCACACTTGGTACACTTATAAAACCTGGTCGGAGGTTCGTCGGCTGCCCTCGTCTGTAGCATCCAGAAGAAGACCTCGTCGTTCCTGCAGTTGGGGCACATGACTCCCTTCATTTTCTGGGTTCCTGCGGGAACCTCCTCGTCCTCTAGCACAAGGGTTCTCTCCGTGGCTGCGTGCTTCACCTTTGAGGAAATTATCTCTGACCTTTGACCCTGTTCTTCGTAACCACACTTAACGCACTTGTAGATGGTGACACCATTGACTTTCCTGGGGGTCATCATGGACTTGCACTTGGGGCAAAATTTCAAATAAAGAACACCCTCAACACTCTTCACATCATCTTTTTTAATTCTTTCGATATCAACTTCACTATCCTGGAGCACTCTCCCTCCAGTTCACCGTGGTACTCTTCACCTAACCCGAAGTTACTTAGGTTGACCTCTTCCCTGACCCTGCTCCTCTCGAAGTCCTCCATATCAAGAAATAGGTGCTCTAGTCTGTCCCCCCTAAACACGCAAATGCCCTCTAGTTCCTCCCTAACCAGGATTGCGATCCTGCTCCCGGGTTTCAACTCCTAAACCTGTTCCAGCTCGTCGAGGAAGGACTCTCCAAGAACCTTTACGTCCTCTATCGCCCTATTGAGGGCCTCCCTAGGAGAGATCGTGCCATCTGTCTTTATCTTGATCACGAGCTCATCCTTAAGCGGATGAGGCAGGTAGTACGTCGCGAGGATAACTCCCTTAACGCTCCTCAGCCTACCAGCTATTAAGTTACCTAGAGTGTGATCCTCACCCTGGATCCTTAACTCCAGGTAATTTTCCTCTTCCCTCTCAACTGCGATTTCCATTTCCCTTCACCGAGTAAGGTCCAACTCTTCTGGTCTCAACGTTACCACAGTTCGGGCACTTTAAATGTTCTTCGTCCATCTTGAGCATTACGGTCCCGCAAATGGAGCAGGACGCAACTATCACTCCGAGGTCCTTTCCCCTGAGCGAGAGCTGAAGGGGGTAGGTGTAGGAGATTGGCCTGGCCTTTATCACGTCAGATGGCCTCACTGCGTCTCGTAGGGACTTAACGTGTTTGTGGGAGACCTGCGAGATGTGGAGGTAACCCGTTATTGACGGGCTCACGAACCTCTCCTCTACACTACTCACTGCCACAACCGCGTAATCTTCCTTCAGGCTGGTGACGAGGCCGTACATGTACTTGGCCTTCTTGAGCTTGTATACAAAGGTCTTCTTCTCAGGGATCACGTTGCTTTTCCTGTTGATCATGTCGTAGAAGACTTTCCCAATGATTGATGCTCTGACCTGACCCTGAAGTTCGTAACAACCCTCACCTGGAGTGAACTCCTCGATCACGGAGAGAACGTCCCCAGGAAGCGTTAAATCGCCCTGTTTTCCCATTTTTACCACGGAAATATGTATGGTTCTAGTTTATTGGTTATAATCATTTTCGCCTCTCCAGGTGTCAACACGGGCTTCTCGTAAAGGTAGAGGTCATCCGTGGGTAATCTTGGACACGATGTGACCACGAAGGCGTCGATGTAGCTCCTATCTAGGTTTCTGAGGGAGTCCTGGTTCAGAACCTTGCTTGTGACCACGTAGGTTGTCTTCCCCAGGGACTTGAGCCTGGACTCTAGGGACTTAACCATGAGGGGCCTGTTCTGGCCAACCTTCAATCCCTGCACAATGACCCAGGTCCTCGCGTCCATGGCCTCCATGATCTTGGAATATCTCACCTTGAGGACCTTGAAAACCTGAGGAGTTAGGTCCTCCACAGATCTCGTGTAGGGGTCAAGCTTGATGACCGGTTTACCCGTGGCCAGTCCCAGTCCGAGGGCGTGGAAAACCCCACCTGAGATGTTTACGTGCACGTCGGCCTCAACCTGGGCAGACTTGTAGTCACATCCCAGGACCTGTCCATCCCCCATGAAAGGTGAGGAAGGCCTTCCAACCTCCACGTGGAAGTGGGGGGAAAGGTGCTCCTTCACCTGGTTCAGTAGTTTCCCGTGCTGAACGGTCGAGGTTAGGGCGACCGAGTTAGCTCCTCTCTCGCGAAGGACATCAACTAGCTTGTCCAGGGTCTCCCTCTCCACTTGAGCCGTGCTCTCAGCCTTAACGAAGAGGGTTGGAAACCTGGGGTAATACCAGGTATAAGGAGAGTGGCCGAAATGGATGAGGAGGTCGACCTTGAGAAGGGAGGCTTCGTCTTCAGCTATGTCACAGGCCCCCCAGCTCGGTTCTCCCGATATCACGAACTCAACGTCTGGAAGGGATTCCCTTAACCTCTCCACCAACTCCGTGGAGAAATACCTTAAACCCTCGGGGAACTGAAGGAGAACCCTCCTAGCCCCTCTCTTCCTGATCTCGGACTTGAGAAGGTCTTCATCAAAAATGTAACTCACTGAGTCTTTTCCTCCTTTAGAGGAACCACGACGATCTCGGTGTCGAGCGGGAGCTTGCTCGAGGCAACCTTAAAGGCCTTCTTTGCGAACTCGAGGTGCTCCTTCTTCACCCTTATTGCCATGATGAGGTCGCCGAGCTTCGTAATCCTGGCTGCAGTTCCAATGGGCTTTCCGAAGGACAGCCTCATTCCGTCTTGAAGCCTGTCCGCACCAGCGAAGGCCATCATCTTGTTCTCCCTTATGACGTGGTGCGGGTACTTGGTAACGTAAAGGTAAAAGTCGGTTTCATTTCCCACCATTGAGGTCATCTGCTTCAGCGCTATGACCCTAGCCGCTTCAAGTGCGTTATGCCTGATCTGACCAATCTGCTTTGTGAGCAACCTCACCTCGAAGTCGTAGTCCTTCTTGTGGTCTCCCATTGTGAACTTAGTTATCTTGGGTTGGGGAACTCCCGGGATATACTCTTTCCTAGTGTAAGCAGGCCCCGAGAAGTGCCTGTAGCATCTTCCTGGTCTTAGTGGCATGGGTAAAGATTCAATCTCGAGTATTTAACTCCAGCGGGGGGACTCTCGTCAGGGCTTGCCAACCGCGTGGATCCCCTTTAACGACTTCTGCTCCTTCTCTACCTTATCCCACAGGGAGTCATAGTTCTCCATGACGTACCCGTAGACCTTCGCGATCCTTGTCATCGTGTCCACCTCGGAGAGAGGGTGTATCCTTAGGCCTACCCTTCCCACAGCCCCTCCCCTGACCATGAGCCAGTGGGCGAAGATCTCAAGCGTGTACCTGGAGAACAGTTCCTCTCTAGGGACCTTCTTCCCGTAGAGCCAGTAGATCTCCCTCACGAAATTGGATGAGATGTTCCTGAACATCCTGGGTTCCCATTCCTGGAGAATCCTCTCCCTGTCCTTCACCAACACGTTCCTCAGATAGTTGAATCCCTCCTCCGGGTTCTCTGAGAGCGCAAGCCCCGTGACCGCCATTACGAAGTCTCTCTGGGAAAGGAAGGAATCGAAGTCGCGGTTAACGTAGAGCCAAGCAGTTGCTGCGAAGGAGTCCACTATCCCTTCCATCAACCTAGTAACGAGTTCCTCCCTATTGTAGGTCCTGGCTACGCCTTTACCCTTAAGTATCTCCTCAAACTCCTCAAGGTCCACTTTTCCGGCATACACGAGTTTACCATCCACGAAAATTGAGGGGGTTGAGATGACTCCCCTCTCGAGGGCCAGGAAGGGTTGAGTCTCCGTGTCCACTAGCTTCACTTTACCTAGGAGACCCTTCTCCTCAAGGTACTCCACGAGGAGGTTGCACTCGGTGCAGTTTCTGTGCGTGAAAATCTCAACTTCCATGCTAGAGTTTCACCTTCTTGGGATTAAAACAGTTTATCTTTAGTTTCCACCACGAGGTTTCAAACCTCCTATCTAGTAACCAGACGGTAGCATGGTCCTGCCTGCTCCTGATTGCCCTCCCTATTGCCTGCTTCACCGCTATGAGTGCCGGTATCTCCATGAGAGCCTCCCTAACAGGTTGTCCCGTTAACTTGTATATGGCCTCGCTCCTAAG from Metallosphaera sedula DSM 5348 harbors:
- a CDS encoding BadF/BadG/BcrA/BcrD ATPase family protein, with product MWKGLAVEGGGTKTTAVVFQGLEILGLGISGSSNFVEVGKRAEHTLRKAIQRALDMANLSLAEVERASFALAGIGDSPNFTRIGENLVKSIFPNSLVVNDGVAAVKLAHLNMDGGALVAGTGNVGYIQKAGELKKLAGWGWFFGDEGSASYIGKRGIAMATRALDGLIESRLPEEVERFFGAPIRVVIERLTKRPNKRIIASFAKVVDKLAEEGDPGARIVMDEAIAYIDSMLTRMRKEVERVAGTGGVFRSMMVRQAFPTLKVYEGYQTVIGSMVMLLGDVKEEDRDELLKQLERLKPRRRQGSHS
- a CDS encoding bifunctional phosphoglucose/phosphomannose isomerase; amino-acid sequence: MYEDWDRLYAEANKLQVPRVEGEVFCFGMGGSGVACEVMSAFYPLLRDMRHADVVIAVSYSGNTRETLEIVRKATSAGKRIVAITSGGALATLPVERILVRGGDQPRYSFPLLFLPLVKMLRPELTEEVIRGVNANEARRVAGDLLSAIRGRIPVFYASIYLGLAKRFKQEINENAKYPAFFGEIPEVNHNEIEGYAHGSGLFPVVFSSGPLDEVTASLVNAKVIRISGIRDVSLLIQSAGFLSVMLARELGEDPEKLTRIPEGRKLVERIGS
- a CDS encoding nucleotidyltransferase family protein, whose amino-acid sequence is MKALILAGGYGKRLRPFTDEKPKPLLEIGGRPILEWQITWLKKYNIREFVILTGYKKETLIDWASSNADRLEVNFVYSVESEPLGTGGAIRKVKHFINEDFLVVNGDILTNLDVSRLTPMSIALVPLKSPYGIVEVNGEKVSRFIEKPTLYDHWINAGVYRLSPDVFDYLPEKGDIERTTFPKLAEMGLLRAVKFERVYWRSIDSVKDMEEAGQEVGQLV
- a CDS encoding transcription factor S; this translates as MKFCPKCKSMMTPRKVNGVTIYKCVKCGYEEQGQRSEIISSKVKHAATERTLVLEDEEVPAGTQKMKGVMCPNCRNDEVFFWMLQTRAADEPPTRFYKCTKCGKVWREYE
- a CDS encoding DNA-directed RNA polymerase subunit L, which produces MEIAVEREEENYLELRIQGEDHTLGNLIAGRLRSVKGVILATYYLPHPLKDELVIKIKTDGTISPREALNRAIEDVKVLGESFLDELEQV
- a CDS encoding exosome complex RNA-binding protein Csl4, whose protein sequence is MGKQGDLTLPGDVLSVIEEFTPGEGCYELQGQVRASIIGKVFYDMINRKSNVIPEKKTFVYKLKKAKYMYGLVTSLKEDYAVVAVSSVEERFVSPSITGYLHISQVSHKHVKSLRDAVRPSDVIKARPISYTYPLQLSLRGKDLGVIVASCSICGTVMLKMDEEHLKCPNCGNVETRRVGPYSVKGNGNRS
- the dph2 gene encoding diphthamide biosynthesis enzyme Dph2, which translates into the protein MSYIFDEDLLKSEIRKRGARRVLLQFPEGLRYFSTELVERLRESLPDVEFVISGEPSWGACDIAEDEASLLKVDLLIHFGHSPYTWYYPRFPTLFVKAESTAQVERETLDKLVDVLRERGANSVALTSTVQHGKLLNQVKEHLSPHFHVEVGRPSSPFMGDGQVLGCDYKSAQVEADVHVNISGGVFHALGLGLATGKPVIKLDPYTRSVEDLTPQVFKVLKVRYSKIMEAMDARTWVIVQGLKVGQNRPLMVKSLESRLKSLGKTTYVVTSKVLNQDSLRNLDRSYIDAFVVTSCPRLPTDDLYLYEKPVLTPGEAKMIITNKLEPYIFPW
- a CDS encoding 50S ribosomal protein L16 gives rise to the protein MPLRPGRCYRHFSGPAYTRKEYIPGVPQPKITKFTMGDHKKDYDFEVRLLTKQIGQIRHNALEAARVIALKQMTSMVGNETDFYLYVTKYPHHVIRENKMMAFAGADRLQDGMRLSFGKPIGTAARITKLGDLIMAIRVKKEHLEFAKKAFKVASSKLPLDTEIVVVPLKEEKTQ
- a CDS encoding thioredoxin family protein; this encodes MEVEIFTHRNCTECNLLVEYLEEKGLLGKVKLVDTETQPFLALERGVISTPSIFVDGKLVYAGKVDLEEFEEILKGKGVARTYNREELVTRLMEGIVDSFAATAWLYVNRDFDSFLSQRDFVMAVTGLALSENPEEGFNYLRNVLVKDRERILQEWEPRMFRNISSNFVREIYWLYGKKVPREELFSRYTLEIFAHWLMVRGGAVGRVGLRIHPLSEVDTMTRIAKVYGYVMENYDSLWDKVEKEQKSLKGIHAVGKP